In Erigeron canadensis isolate Cc75 chromosome 6, C_canadensis_v1, whole genome shotgun sequence, the following are encoded in one genomic region:
- the LOC122603626 gene encoding cysteine-rich receptor-like protein kinase 2 produces MGNIRKNLSIPIIENGAMTSIAVTVIVLVFMLVSVTSQSNINRNNTLVRRYCSQYGVLDETFFLRNLNTTFSSLRRQLSSNSSVYHATARTIINGESVYGLVWCRLYLTHPECLRCFDTAARSVRVCGIVNGGHVVFDDCNLRYENNNFYMEANVRGNVGVCGNQTSTQSAFTETVKKVLSDLRVATPRKPDFYGASMRQVTGSNLKVYAIAQCNINITKSDCAECLSIRTSTLSDCLPSTIGRAFDAGCFMRYSNTAFFRDNQTTDLKPFLKGDQNTKRAIIGGVLGGVGFLLVILAFLLWNRSKKSSARPQGKSTGATELLQGPMAYSHQDLATATNNFSTEHKLGEGPFGEVYKGTLNNGGVVAIKKTTMHSRGRKTYFENELKIISNVHHRHVMRLLGYCNKGPHLFLVLEFMENGSLDKFLYGDKRGSLTWKQRFEIIFGIARGLAYLHEQYHVTIIHRDIKSSNILLDNDYQPKISDFGLVRLLPEDKTHISTKVAGTFGFVAPEYAIHGQVSEKVDTYSFGVMVLEIISGRRCTDSIENGSVTHNLLDYAWDLYEKGMHVNLIDNTLDPSEYAQEDVKKIIELSLTCTQSPASTRPSMSEVVSLLSDTSPEQRAPLKSTVTETRVHIPLDTSTSDTSSTSKATVSNAELSGR; encoded by the exons ATGGGTAATATCAGAAAAAATCTTTCAATACCCATAATCGAAAACGGGGCAATGACCAGCATAGCCGTGACCGTGATTGTGTTAGTATTCATGTTGGTATCGGTTACTTCACAATCGAATATTAACAGGAATAACACACTAGTTAGACGTTATTGCAGTCAATATGGGGTTTTAGATGAAACATTTTTCTTAAGGAACCTCAACACCACCTTTTCTAGCCTTCGGAGGCAGTTGTCCTCCAACAGTTCGGTATACCATGCTACTGCACGGACCATAATCAATGGCGAGTCTGTATACGGACTTGTTTGGTGCAGATTGTATCTCACTCATCCAGAGTGTTTGAGATGTTTTGATACAGCAGCAAGATCAGTGAGAGTATGTGGGATTGTCAATGGTGGTCATGTAGTCTTTGACGATTGTAATCTCAG GTATGAGAACAATAATTTCTACATGGAAGCTAATGTTCGGGGCAATGTCGGAGTATGTGGCAACCAAACGTCAACTCAATCAGCATTCACGGAAACGGTGAAAAAAGTGTTATCAGACCTTCGAGTTGCAACACCAAGAAAACCTGATTTCTATGGAGCATCCATGAGGCAAGTCACAGgaagcaacctgaaggtttatGCAATTGCACAATGTAATATAAACATAACCAAAAGTGATTGTGCAGAATGTTTATCTATAAGAACATCAACATTATCTGATTGTCTTCCTAGTACAATTGGGAGGGCATTTGATGCCGGATGTTTTATGAGGTACTCTAATACAGCGTTTTTCAGAGACAACCAGACTACCGATTTAAAACCCTTTCTTAAAG GAGATCAAAACACTAAGAGAGCAATTATTGGGGGAGTTCTTGGAGGTGTCGGATTTTTATTGGTCATACTAGCATTTCTGTTATGGAATCGATCTAAGAAGTCAAGTGCCCGCCCACAAG GAAAGTCGACTGGAGCAACTGAATTGCTGCAAGGTCCCATGGCTTATAGCCACCAAGATTTAGCAACTGCAACTAATAACTTTAGTACAGAGCACAAACTTGGAGAAGGACCTTTCGGAGAGGTATATAAG GGGACACTAAATAATGGGGGAGTGGTAGCaataaagaaaacaacaatGCATTCAAGAGGACGGAAAACATACTTTGAAAATGAACTGAAAATAATAAGTAATGTTCATCATCGACATGTTATGCGTCTTCTTGGATATTGTAACAAAGGACCTCATCTGTTCCTTGTTCTCGAGTTCATGGAAAATGGCAGCCTTGATAAGTTTCTTTATG GTGATAAAAGAGGAAGCCTAACATGGAAACAGAGGTTTGAAATTATCTTTGGAATTGCAAGAGGACTTGCATATCTACATGAACAATATCATGTGACTATCATTCACAGAGATATTAAGTCAAGCAACATTCTACTTGACAATGACTATCAGCCAAAAATTTCGGATTTTGGTCTGGTCAGATTGCTACCAGAAGATAAGACGCATATTAGCACCAAAGTTGCAGGGACATT TGGCTTTGTAGCACCAGAATATGCAATCCATGGGCAGGTGTCTGAGAAAGTAGATACTTACAGTTTTGGTGTAATGGTGCTTGAAATTATTAGCGGAAGGAGGTGCACTGATAGCATTGAAAATGGATctgttacacataacttacttGATTAT GCGTGGGACCTGTACGAGAAGGGAATGCATGTGAATCTAATCGACAATACACTAGACCCAAGTGAATACGCACAAGAAGATGTAAAAAAGATCATAGAACTATCTCTTACTTGCACTCAGTCGCCAGCGTCAACAAGGCCATCAATGTCCGAAGTGGTTTCTCTTTTAAGTGACACATCACCTGAGCAAAGAGCTCCACTGAAGTCTACCGTTACCGAAACTCGTGTGCATATTCCATTAGACACCTCTACCTCCGATACTTCTTCAACATCAAAAGCCACTGTCTCAAATGCAGAACTTTCAGGTCGTTAG